ATAACCGGTCGGTCCCAGGTTCGAGTCCTGGTGGGCCCACCACCCGAAATTAGTCAGGATGAAGCAGGGGATGCCCCGAAATTACCGGTCAAAAGCGACCATTCATACTGTTTTGAAAAAGAGTGCGGCCCTAGGGGTGGCACTCTTTTTCTTTTGCCGCCAATGATTATGCCTAAAGTCTCGGATATAGTTGGAATAATTAATAAAATCGCGCCACCGGCCCTTGCGGAAGAGTGGGACAACGTGGGGCTGATGTTGGGAGACCCCGCTTCTGAGGTCAACCGGATCATGGTGGCCCTGGACGGCACTCCCGATACGGTTGAGGCGGCAATTGCCGGCCGGTGCCAGCTTCTTCTGACCCATCATCCCTTCATCTTTCGCCCCCTCAAGCGAATCTCTTCTTCAGATCCCACCGGCCGTCTTGTTCTTGATGCCGCACGCAACTCCCTGGCAGTAATCTCCTTACATACCAATTTCGATATCGCCGATGGCGGGATGAACGACCTTCTGGGGCAGCGGCTTGAAGTGCGAAAGTGCAGGCCCTTGCGCGTAATGGCGGTTGAGGACCTCGTCAAACTCGCAGTTTTTGTTCCAAAGGGGCATGAGGTTCAGGTGCGGGAGGCTCTTTCGCGTTTTACCGCCAACATCGGTGCATATAGCGACTGTTCTTTTCAGTGTGCCGGAACCGGTACCTTCAGACCCCTTGCGGGGGCGCAACCGTTTGCCGGGCAGGTGGGTAAACTGGAATTCGTGGATGAGTTGCGGATCGAAATGCTTTTGCAAAAGCGGCATATACCGGCTGCCGTGACGGCTCTGATAAAGGCGCATCCCTATGAGGAACCGGCCTTCGACCTATTCCCTCTTGTCAATAAAGGGGTTGAGCAGGGGTTGGGCAGGATAGGCGTGCTCGATGAGGAGACTACGGTTGGTGCTTTTGCCGGGAAGGTAAAGGAGCGTCTCGGTCTGGCGGGGGTGCGCTTTGTGGGCGACGGCGGCCATGTGGTCAGAAAAGTTGCGCTTTGCGGGGGTAGCGGAATGTCGCTGCTGCGCGATGCCCAACGGCAGGGCGCCGATGTCCTGGTGACGGGTGACGTGAAATATCACGAGGCCCGTGAAGCCGAGGCCCTTGGAGTTGCCGTCATCGATGGGGGGCATTTCGGGACCGAGGTGATTATGGTGGATAGTGTTGCTGCCAGGTTGGAGGCGGAACTCGCCTCGCGCAGCTTCGATGTGGAGGTTGTTCCCTTCAGGGGTGAG
The nucleotide sequence above comes from Geobacter benzoatilyticus. Encoded proteins:
- a CDS encoding Nif3-like dinuclear metal center hexameric protein; the protein is MIMPKVSDIVGIINKIAPPALAEEWDNVGLMLGDPASEVNRIMVALDGTPDTVEAAIAGRCQLLLTHHPFIFRPLKRISSSDPTGRLVLDAARNSLAVISLHTNFDIADGGMNDLLGQRLEVRKCRPLRVMAVEDLVKLAVFVPKGHEVQVREALSRFTANIGAYSDCSFQCAGTGTFRPLAGAQPFAGQVGKLEFVDELRIEMLLQKRHIPAAVTALIKAHPYEEPAFDLFPLVNKGVEQGLGRIGVLDEETTVGAFAGKVKERLGLAGVRFVGDGGHVVRKVALCGGSGMSLLRDAQRQGADVLVTGDVKYHEAREAEALGVAVIDGGHFGTEVIMVDSVAARLEAELASRSFDVEVVPFRGEREPFTWR